In Bacteroidetes bacterium GWF2_43_63, the genomic stretch ATCCCGCAACAATTCCTTTGCGATAGCCGATTTTATTTATTGGATCGCCAAATGCAGAAGAAATGATGAAATACAACAGTGATCCGATGAAATAGGCTCCAAAGAATGCCATTTGTACAAGCATGGCCTGCGCATAATTTAGTTCAAAAACCTTTTTTAAATACGGAATCAAAATATCATTCATGCAGGTGATAAAACCCCAAAGAAAAAACAGGGTGGTCACCAGCGCGAAAATCACTTTTTGTTTTGAAGATGTTGTATTGTTCATACAAGGGAATTTATTGACAAAAATAGGATATTAAATAAAGGGCAGACAGTCCTTTTTTATCAAAATGAATTCTTATATGACGAAAGGATGATTTTTTGATGAAATGGAACGGCTTCATAGTCCTCGAAGGGTACTAGACAGAAGGCTGTCTCAAAAAGAACCTTTCTGCAAAAACAACATTCCACCGTCCGAAAGCGACGAAGGAGCTGTAGGACATGGAACCGTTGATTTTGCTGTGTTACGACGGTTCCATGTTCCGGCATGCAAGTCATTCGTCAACTCAAAAGTTTGCCAGAACGGTGGAATGTCGTAACAATGCTGTCGTTTTGAGACCTTCTCCAGGTGGTAAAACCCATCGAGGGCTATGCCTCAATGTACTTTGCAAGCTCAATCCAGGGCTGCACTTCGGGCAGGGGAGCTGAGAAGGTGAGCATTTTCTTTGAAACTGGATGCGGAAAGGTAAGTCTCCACGACAGCAACGACAAGTTCCCATCGGGGTTTGAGCGCTTTGCTCCGTATTTCAGATCGCCTTTAATAACACAACCAATATGAGCCAGCTGCGCGCGGATCTGATGATGCCTTCCGGTAAGTAAATCTATTTCAACCAGCGAATAGTGATCTGAGCTTCCCAACCAGCGATAACGCAGAACGGCTTCTTTGCTGGATTTTGACGGGTTGTCAACAATAAATGACTTATTCAGTTTTTCGTTCCGCTCAAGATTATTTATCAGTTCTCCTTCTTCCGGCGCAGGTTTAGCGCTTGTGACAGCCAAATATGTTTTTCTGGCCATTCCTTCGCGGAACGATTCATTCAGCCGTTCAAGTGCTTTCGAAGTGCGGGCAAAAACCATCACGCCACCTACAGGCCTGTCGAGCCGGTGTATTACGCCCAAAAACACTTCGCCGGGCTTGTTATATTTTTCTTTAATATATTCTTTTAAAAGATCGGGCAACGTCTCGTCTCCGGTCTTATCACCCTGCGAAATCTCGCCATGCTGCTTGATTATCACCATTACATGATTGTCTTCGTAAAGAATGCGGGATTTTATTGATTTGTTTTCAGACATTATCTTCGTTACACGTTACAAATTTTCAGATTAAATTTCTCTTGACACATTTTCACATCTCCATATTTCCACATCATTTTGTTACAAACGTTACACGTTACAATTGTTACACAATACAGACGTTACAAATTTTCAAATTATCAGCACAATACCACATCAGCACATCAGCATATTAGTATTGCTCTTTATCGCTCGGAAAATCTTCAGTTTTAACGTCATGAATATAATTGGTTACCGCACCGGTTATTTCAGCAAAAAGGTTGTGATAGCGACGCAAAAAACGTGGAGAAAAGTCCTGATTGATTCCAAGCATATCATGCAGCACCAGCACCTGACCGTCGCAATGGTGGCCGGCTCCGATGCCGATGGTTGGAATTTTAAGACTCTGACTAACTTCCTGAGCCAATTTAGCCGGAATCTTTTCCAAAACAATTCCGAAGCATCCGGCTTTTTCGAGCAATAAAGCATCTTCTCTTAGTTTCTTTGCTTCTTCCTCTTCCTGAGCACGGACCGAATAAGTGCCAAACTTATAGATGGATTGCGGTGTGAGCCCAAGATGTCCCATAACAGGAATTCCAGCCGACAGAATACGCTTCACACTTTCGATAATTTCTTTGCCGCCCTCCATTTTTATGGCGCTGGCACCGGCTTCTTTCATAATGCGAATGGCCGATTGCAAAGCTTCCTTCGAATCACCCTGATAGGTCCCGAAAGGTAAATCAACGACAATCAGCGCGCGATCTACTCCACGCACCACCGACATGGCGTGATAAATCATCTGCTCAAGCGTGATTGGCAATGTTGTTTCGTTTCCAGCCATGACGTTCGAGGCTGAATCGCCCACGAGAATAATATCGATGCCGGCTTTATCAATGATTTTCGCCATAGAGAAATCATAAGCTGTCAGCATGGCGATTTTCTCACCCTTGAGCTTCATTTCCTGCAGCACATGGGTCGTTATTTTTGGCAATGTTCTGAAATCAGTCATTTCAATTTATTTAATGCAACAAAGATAGAGATTATAAGAAATACAAATACAGCCCGATATTCCAGGGCGATGATATATGATTAAAATAGCAAAACACAATTTCAATCAGAAAACTGCTTCTATTCATCTGGCAATTTTCTGAAAATTCAGTTCGGCAAACCGATAGTCTTAATTAAAAGTTTTGAACTATTGATCTCTGCTGGCTTTATCTTTTTTCTTGGCAGCTTTATCGAGACGTTTTTCTTTTAAAGTCTTTGTCGGAGCTTTTTTCACCGATTTTTCCTTAAGTGTTTTTTCCTTTGACATAGCTTGATGTTTTTGGATTTGTTGTGACAAAGATAAAATTTATTTCTGCAGAAATCAAAAATTCGTGATGTATTATTTTCATGTTTGTGAACTCATTTAAAAGCTATTTCTGTCAGAAACGAATGAGTTACAACAGGGCAAAGGTATTATTGAACAGGTGATTATCCTATTGGGGATAAAAAATATGAATCAGCAATTGTATTCAAGAATTTCAGTTGGGGACGAAAAATAGGTACAATAGCATTATAATGTATCGATGTCCCGGCATGCAAATTTTTTTGGTACATCAAGAACAATATAAACAATGGATGTCCTGCTATCCACAAAATACAGGTGCATCAATAGAGTTATAAACCAAGAATGTCCAGTTAGGGACAAAATATTGGTGCATCAGAAACATTATAATCCGCAAATGTCCAGTTAGGGACAAAATATTGGTGCATCAGAAACATTATAATCCGCAAATGTCCCGTTAGGGACAAAATATTGGTGCATTAGAAACATTGTAATCCGCAAATGTCCCGTTAGGGACAAAATATTGGTGTATTAGAAACATTGTAATCCGCAAATGTCCCGTTAGGGACAANNNNNNNNNNNCGTTAGGGACAAAATATTGGTAGAAACAATAACCAATACAATCCCGTGCCGTTAGGTACGGAAAGGTTTTCCGGGAAAATTATCAGAAATATTCAAACAGATTTGAAAACATATTTGTCATCATAATCAACACAAAATTCTTCCAACAATTCTTTGTATTCCTGAAGAAATGTTTTGACCCGATGATGATGTTCCTGATTCAGAACATATGATGCAACAGATGGAACATCTGTCTGTCGGTACGAAAACGCGCCAAATCCTTCCTGCCACGAAAAATGGCCGGGCACCAAACGATTCTGATTAATCCATTTTGATGAATCACCTTTGATATCCTGCACTAGGTTTGAAAGAGATTGTGTTGGACGAAAACCAATCAGAAGATGAATGTGGTCAGGCATTCCTCCAACAGCAAGCAATTTGTGATTATTATTTTGAACAATGCCAGTAATGTATTTATATAAATCATCGCGCCAACGTGGGCTAATGAAAGACATCCTGTTCTGAACAGAGAAGACAATATGAATATGTAATTGTGTGTAGGTATTTGCCATAGGAATTATTTTTTCAAATATAATTTATTTTGGCCGTTTCGTCCCTACGGGACGGATTTTTTCTTTTGTTTTTCTACCAATATGTCGTCCCTAACGGGACGTAAAGCAATATAGGTTTTATTTATTGGTATTATTTCGCCTCTATGGGACATATAGGATACAGGGTAAATTTATTACCAATATCTCGCATTACGGAACAATTGCATGATTTCCAACATTTATACGTCAATCCAACCTGAGTGCATTGAGAAGCAACCTCTCTGCGTTGGAGATACTGTCCCAAAAAAGTGTGTAAAGTCAGGCTTTCTTAATTTTGAAGTGCAAACTTTTAAAAGATGAAAAACCTAAACTTTACACAGGAGCAAATTAACGAAATTCTGGTGGAAATCAGTGAAAAAAAAGATGGTCTGGACTTGTTGCTAAAACATGCCCTGGAGGCCATGATGCGCGGTGAGCGTGAAGAATACAAGACATTTGCGCAAGATATGAGTAACGGATATCGTCCTAGGAGAACCTATGGTCGGGGCAAAATGCTTGAGCTACGGGTTCCCCGAACGCGCAATGGCTCGTTTTATCCGTTGATACTGGGATTGCTGAGAGATCAGGAGGAGGAAGCCCGCAAAATAGCATTCACGCTGTATGGAGCAGGTATGACAACAGAACAGGTCGGCGAAGTGTTTGGTGATTTATACGGGAAAGAATACAGTACGAGCCAGGTGAGCCGCATGTTTGATTATGCCCGTAAAGATGTGGCAGAATGGCTAAAAAGGCCATTAGAGAGCTATTATCCGATATTGTTCATTGACGCTACGTTTATTTCAACCCGCCGGGAAGATCATGTATCGAAAGAGGCCTATTACACGATATTGGGTGTTAGAGCGGATCGTACACGTGAGGTGCTTGCAATTGTGAATTTTCCAACAGAGAGCGCCTCTGCATGGATTGACATATTTGTCGAGTTGAGAAATCGAGGCGTTGAGTCGACGAATCTGGTTGTGAGCGACAGCCTGGCAGCAATTGAAGACTCCGTATGGCGTGTGTACCCTGAAGCAGAGGTACAACTATGTGTGGTGCATTTGGAACGCAATGTTCAGAAAAGAATAAAACCAGCAGATAAAGCGGCTGTAGGAGAGGACTTCAGAGAGGTATTTCGAACAGATGATAGTTCGGACAAGCCAGAGAAAGGCTGGGCACGCTGGCAATGGTTTACAGAAAAATGGGGAAAGAAATACCCATCGATCAAAAGCATGGGAGAAAACGAGCGCTATAAGCTCCATTTTACCTATCTGGGCTTCGATTACCGAATGCGTCCGATGATCTATACCACCAACTGGATAGAACGCCTAAACAGGGATTATAAACGCACAACCCGAATGCGGGGTGCTTTGCCAAATCCGGAAGCAACAATGCTGCTTCTTGGCCATGTTGCTATGAACAGAAAGGCCTATCTGAGAAAAGTTCCAAAGCTGAATTATGAGACCCGCAAGTTCGCCTGGCAAGAAGAGGGGTAAGGCTTGCTCCGGCTACGCCTCCGCAATCCTTACCCCTCTTCTTAAATCAAGAAAAGAACAAGAAAAGAAAGAAGAAAAAGAAAGAAAAATGGAATATCTTTGTTTAACTGAAAGCAAACATTACACACTTTTTGGGATACTACCGCGTTGGATTGTTATTGGCAATATCTTTCGTGATATTTAAAAGTCCACAATGCAATGCAGAACCTGGAAGAGTTGGATGCTGCGACCTCTCACCAACTATTACATGTTCTCCGCGTTGCTCCGAACGATTGAATGTCGGGGATTGCTCCCGACCTTCAATCGGATGCTGAAAATGCACAAGGCAAAATTAACATTGCATGGAGCACTTAGCTATGTTCCGTACTCGTTCTGATTCCCGCTTTTTTTTGTCTAGCGCGTGTGACATGCAGCAAACTTCGCTCTCGCATAGTTCACTCGCACTGTATCCGCTACCGCCCTTTCAACCTTGATGCCAGCAGTTTGTTTTTTAGAAAACGGGACGCTTTGGCAATATCTGCTGCCGCTTCCTGGCGGTGATAAAGCACCACGGCATTGTTCAGCCGTTTTTCATCTATCGAGGAAGTGATGTTCAATTTCTCACCGGTGTACGGATTGAAGCCGCAATAATGCATAACCGAAGACAACGCCATAGGTGTTGGTGTAAAATCCTGCATTTGCTCAGGTCGGACTCCGGCTTTTTTCAATTCTATGGCCATCTCAAAAGTGTCATCCATCGTGCTGCCCGGATGAGCCGAGATGAGATATGGCACAATCTGCCGGGGTTTTCCGGCTTCGGCATTGATTTTATCGTACTCTGCTTTTAATTTGAGAAAAAGCGCAAAAGATGGTTTTCGCATTAGGGCCAGAATACGCTGCGAACTGTGTTCCGGAGCTACTTTCAGACGTCCGGAAATATGCTTTAAAACCAGTTTTTTGAAATACGCACGGCCACCAGGTAAAAATCCTTTTTCGTTCAGAAACAAATCGTACCTGACGCCGGATGAAACAAACGCAGCCTTGATTCCATCAGTCTTTTCAATTTTGTCGTACAGATCGCAAAGTGGTTGATGCGATGCATTCACGTTGTTGCACAGCGAAGGATAAATGCAGGAAGGACGTTTGCATTTCGCGCATCGCGCAGTATCAATGGGCGCCATGCAGTACATATTGGCTGAAGGACCGCCGATATCGCTGATGTAACCGCTGAAATCGTGCATCTGAGTGATTTGCTTCAGCTCATTCATTATTGATTGTTGGCTGCGGCTCTGAATATAGCGTCCCTGTTGCATCGAGATCGTGCAAAAGCTGCATCCGCCGAAGCATCCGCGATGAATGGTCACACTGTGCCGAATCATTTCATAGGCCGGAATGGGCGGCTTTTTTTTATAGCGCGGGTGGGGAAGTCGAGTGAATGGAAGCGCGTAAATCCGGTCCAGTTCTTCGGTTGACGATGGCGGATATGGAGCGTGAACAATAATGAATTTATTTAAATATGGCTCGGCAAGCCCTTTTGCCATCAGCCGGTTTGAATTCTCTTCTATCTGAACGAAATGTTTTCCGAATTGAGTTTTGCTTTTCAGACATTCTTCGTGCGAAGGCAGCATAATATATTCTGAACCTGGCTTCTCATGCCTAATTACAGCAGTCTGTGGAATAATAGATTTTTTGAAATCAGTTCCGTTTTTCAATTGTTTTGCAATTTCAATAATGGCTTTTTCGCCCATACCATACACCAATATATCCGCGCCGGAATCGGCCAGCACTGATGGTTTCAGCGAATCACTCCAGTAATCGTAATGCGTAAGTCTTCGCAACGAGGCTTCAATTCCGCCAAGAATTACAGGCGTTTCAGGGTATAGCTGTTTAATAATTTTGCTATAAACGGTAGCTGCATAATCGGGCCGAAACCCGCTCCGGTCGCCGGGTGTATAAGCATCGTCGGAGCGCAGGCGTTTGCGTGCGGTGTAATGATTTACCATCGAATCCATGTTGCCACCGCTGATTCCAAAGAACAAGCGTGGTTGGCCAAATTTTTTGAAATCGCGCAAATCGTCACGCCAATTGGGCTGCGCTATCACTGCCACCTTATATCCTTCAGCTTCGAGCACCCGTGCAATGATTGCAATTCCGAATGATGGATGATCAATGTAAGCATCACCGGTAATCAAAACAATGTCAGGCGCATCCCAACCGAGCGCTTTCATCTCGTCGGTTGTGGCTGGAAGCCATTTTTCGATATCAGCATTTTTATTCGCCATCGATAAGTTGCCCTGAACCGTTTCCAAATCGTTGTACATCCAAAGGATTCCCCTGATAATAGATATTTCCGGTACGCCGGATTTCACCACGCAAGCTGTGGTTGCAATTCACATATACATTATTGTTGCTTCCGGTAACGACTGAAACATTGTTGGCGAGCAACCCGGAGCAATCAATTTTTGCACCGCCATAATTATAAATATACAAGAAATCCGAAACTCCTGCGCACTCGTAACCTCCCGCACCTGCGTTTACCTTAAAGTAAGCTTGTTCAACATTGCCGCTGAATTTCGTTTTCCCGCTCCCGGTCCAATATTCCATAAGAATGGTATCACCCTGATGTTGTTTCAGAAACAGGTTATCATAATAATTTTCCGCACCAAAATAACGCAGCGTTGTATAATGTATCGTTACTACCGGCACCTGATCGAGTCGTCGAACCCAATTGCAGGTATTGTTGTCATTGATGCGGAGTTTATTGTTATCAAACACACATTCAATTCCTGCAACAACATTTTCTCCTCCGCTGACTTCAACAATATTCAGGCTATCCTGAATGAAATGCACATGAATTCGTCCATGAGCGGTAACATTATCAACACCGAGAGGAATCGACAATGTATCTGTGACCACTTCGCCCAAGCCTGAAAAACACCCGGCTTTTTCCTTTTGGCAGGAAAAGAGAAGAATCGATAACAGAAAAATGAGTGCAGCGTATTTCACAGAGATCAAAATTACGACAATTTATTAATGGTTGAAAGTATTGTCATCCAAAGCAGGGTAAAAAAAAAGCGCCCGTTCGGGCGCTTTATAAGAAATAGAAAGAATCTCTTAGAGAGAAACTTTTTTGGTCATCATTTTTCCGTTTGACTCAAACTGAACAGTGTAGATACCTGCACTGTAGCCGCTCATGTCGATAACGGTGTTTTCGGTGATCTGCTGAGAAACTACATTCTGACCAACGGTGTTGAATACACTGAGTGTACCAGCAACTTCGGTGTTGATGTTGAGTTTTTTGTCAGCAGCAAAAACAGAAGCATTCAGTCCTTCTTCAGCTATGCCAACAGTCGTCTGGCCGGCGAGAATGGGCTGGTCTGCAACTGAATTGTAAGCGCAATCAAGAAGAACGAGCTTGTTAACTGATACGTTTGCAGGATCAAGAGTTACCTGAACGCGCAGCCATCCGTAATAGAATGAACCACCAACTCCGAATACCATACCCATGTACTGGTCAGCACCACCGTAAAAGTTACCATAAACGCTGGTCATGTAAGATGTTGCAAAAACACCAATGTGGCTGCCATCCATTGGGAGCCAGTTACCAGCTGAATTGATGGGTGCGTTGAGTGCCAAAGCGTCCATGTAGTAGAATGCAGGCTGCCAGGTAGTAACACCAGTGATCATTACCTGATTTCCGGCTGAGTTGTAAATATAGAGGAAATCCCCATTATTAGCAGCTGTACGGTCAGAATAACCGATGAAGTAATCTTCGGTGCCGTCTGAATTCACGTCAAGTGAAAATACTGTGTCAGTAATGTTAAGAGTAACATCGGCAAAGTCGTTATAAACGATCTGTCCGTTTGCGGTACCAATGGTAGCAACACCGGCAACTGCCATTGCAGAATAACCAGCAAGTCTTTTAGCGAGAGTTGAATTTTTTGTCATAGGCTTTTGATTTTAGATTGGGTGCAAATATAACTAATCAAATGTGAATTACACAAGTGTTTAAGAATAATTTAATATATGAGATTTTAAGCACCAATATGCAGGGTGTTAAAATACAGCGCCTTAAAAAAGATATCAGCACGAAAATGTCGATAACTTTTCCGTGCTGATACAGATTTTAGGGGTAATAAATTCCCTCGATGCAGAATTGCTAACCTCGGTTGCGATAAAGTTCGGGATCAACCGTTTCAATCATTTTTTCAGTGTCGAGTTTGTAGCCAAGAAATTCATTCACATCTTCTGCAACGGCTGTAGGATTAGCTATTACATCTTTATAGGAAACATGTTTTAATCTGACGGCAGGAGAACTATTGGCCCATGCTTCAACTTTTTCAAGTTCTTTCTTAAACGAATTTGCAATTACAGAGGGATATACCGAAGGATCTTTGCCCAGCATTATTTGTTGTGATTTGAGAACCTCATCCATATCGCGGTCCATAAAAATCACATCGTATTCGTATTGGTTCGGCAAAAATTGAAGCAGTTGAGCAATAACCTTCACAACCTTGCCCTCGGCCTCAGGCAGCCAAGCTTTGTCTTTCGCCAGATTTTTAACCCGCTGAAATTCGTAATAACCTTTTGGATTATTGCCATCCGCTTGTCTTTCACCGTCGGTGAGTATTTCTAAACCACCTGCATCCAGCATTTGCATCATCATGGAGGTTCCACTCCGCGGTAAACCAGAAACAATGGTAATTCTTCCTTTCATGAGTTCTTCCATAACTTTTTTGTGGGGTTCAGCCTTTTCAGGCGTTTTCAGATAGTTTTCGTAAATATCGAAGAGAAATTTCCGGGCAGGAAAATACCGTGGCATCATGCCTGCAGTGACTTCGAATGCCTCTGCTGCATTTTGAAACAGCTGAAGTTGAAATAATGATTTTCCAAGAATAAAATGCGCCATGGGAATGTGATAGAGAAGTCCAATGGCATTCAGTGCATTATCAGCAGCCTCTTCGTATTTTTTGAAATAGAACAAATTCTGCGCTTTCCCAAGATAGGCCTGGGCATTATTCTGGTCAATTTTCAGTACGACTTCGTAAACGTCAAGCGACTGATGATATTTGCCCAGATTATAATAGACCTTACCAAGTTCAAGATTCAGCAAAAGATTGTATGGATTTCGCTTTTTCAGCTCATCGAGTAAGGCCATCGCTTCCAGTCTTTTTTTCTCAGCAAGCAGCAGTTTGGCTTCAAGAAGACCAATGTTGAGAAATTTCTTGTTATATACATCATCATTGAGCGCCTTCATTTCATCAAAAACAATCCGGACTTTATCGAATTGCTTGAAAGCGACATAGCAATTGGCAAGATCAAGACTGAAGCGAATATCCTGCGGTTCTTTTTTATGCAATTCCTCAAGAATTGGCTGTGCCATTGCATAATTTCTTCGGGCCATATAAATCTGGGCAAGATTCAGCTGCAGGTCGTTTTCTGCTTCCCGCATCGCCTTCATATTATCTTCGCCAGGGTCCTGAATATAGCCAAGATCAATCAACTGTTGCAATGCTTCAGCAGAAGTGTAACTGTCTTCTTTCATGTCTTCGGGATGTTCGCCAAAATCGCCTTCCACATCATCCCAGCTGTCGATGTATTTTATATCAGGCTGTTTTTCGAAGGCGCTGGCCAGTACTTTTCCATCCATATCACTTCCCACCGGAAGTCCCATGGCTACAAGAAGTGTAGGAGTAACATCCAGCAGAGTAGCTCCGTAAATACGTTCATCTTTTTTAATACCGGGGCCGCTCATCACAAAAACACCGAAAGGATTGTGTTCCAGTGCCGGTGCGGCATTGTATTTTGGCATATCACGAAGTCTGAAGTGATCAGAATGAAAGCCATGATCCGAAAGCAGAATGATGGTTGCATCTTCTCCGGCCAGTTCCAGAAGCCGCTCAAGCATCATGTCATGATACTGATAAGCACCTTTTACTACATCCTTGAAAAGTTCAAAAAGATTATCCGGAATTCCTTTGATTTGCGGGGGATAATAGCGCATGAAGCCATGACTGAAGTGGTCGATGCTGTCGTAATACACCGCTGTGAAATCCCATTCAGTATTATCCATCAGATAAGTTGCCGTAGAATGAATGGTAGCAGTGTCTGAAATCATTTTTGATAATGAAATGATGAGCTTGCGCATATTCTCATCGTTTTCAAGATCCATTTTTGCCATCTCAGGAATAAATGGCAGCATGTGCTGGACCGTTAACTCGCTCGGATGAACTCTCAATGGAGAAATTTCTTTAATAATCTCATTGGGATGAACTGCGCCAATCGGAACTTTCCATGATTCACCTTTCTTGTTGTGGGCGCGCTGATACATATTTGAAACCATAACGCCATTGATGGGTTCAACCGGGTGACTGGGCCACCAGCCAATGATGTTCTGTTTATAACCTTCGTGATGAAGAATATTCCAAAAAGCCCTGGTCGTGCGGTTTGAACTGCTTATGTTTTTCAGACAGCCATTTTCGACATCGGGTTCAACAAATCCTAAAATTCCATGTTTGTCACCACGTTTCCCTGTGGCAATCGATGTCCAGAGTATAGGTGACATGGGCGGATCGAGTGTTGCAATATTACCCATCACCCCGTTTTCGACCAGGCGTTGAAGATTGGGCATTTTCCCTGCGTCCATCAATGGATTTATAACTTTCCAGTCTGCTGCATCCCAGCCAATTACCAATACTTTTTTCTTTGCCATCTGATTAATCCTTTTTTTCTTCGGTTTTTCCATCGGTTGCTTCTTTTTCCGCTTGGTCTTTTTTGTTTTTCAGCTGAGCTTCGCGCCTGACTCTTTTCCATTCAGCAATGGTATCATAGCCATAAGCCAAAATCCACATTGAACCTTCAGGGGTGATCTTTAGTTCTTCGCGTTCTCCCTTATCATTGATAAAGGAAAATTTCTTATTCAGTTTATTCATAATGTCAGGTAATTATTCAACAATGGGTGCAAAAATAATCAGAAAATCATTTACAAATCAGGAAATTTGTGATAAATGCGTTTATACTGACCTATTATAACAATAAAATATCACCACTGATGTAACTGATAGCACATCTGTAGCTTAATCTTTCCGGGATAAAAAAATATCAGATTAAAGAATACACGGTTTCAGAAATGACAAATCATTGAACAATCAGCATTTCATCTGATTTAGTTGTTTCAGTGCTGACAGAAATAATATAAGCGCCGGGGCAGAATGACGAAATATCTAAATGAGCAGTTGGATCAACATTATTTTGCAGCACAATGCGGCCTGATAGATCATAGATTGTGACCATGCTGTTTTCTGTCAGATTCATATTTATAATGTCATCGGCGGGATTAGGATAAAATGACGGTTTCTTATAATCACTTTCAGCGATACTTGTCCATGCTGAATTTACTGCAAATGCTGCAATCTGGTCTCCAGCCACTGAAATGGATGTGAATAAGCCATTGCTGGTATCGAAGGTGCCGAAAACACCGCCGGCTGTTTCATCATACAACATTCCATACAGGGTGCCGGTGTTGCTGTCCCACGAAATATCCTGACCGTAACTGAGCGCTAAGCCTGTGCTGCCAATGAGTGTTGATGTTCCGGTAAATCTGTCGATGGAATAAAGCTGATCGTCATTGATGGTTACTCCGTATAGCGCCCCGACTTGCGTTGCTTCTAAAGCAATAAAAACACCGGAACCGCAAACACCAATTTGACTGGCCTGCAGCGTGTTTATGTCGAGTTCATATAGTATTGAAACTGTATCGTTGAACCCAATTATATAAGTCTTGTCATTCAGCTCACAATAGGTTGCAGCCATGGGCGATGACGGCATTCCACTGATGGCACCCACAGTCATCAGTGTCCCGTCGGAATAAACTATATCTACTTTTCCGCTGATCCTGAAAACATAAAGCAAATTATCAATGAATTCGAAGCTCATCGGAAAATCCATTACGTCGAAAAAGGCGATGGAATCAAGGACTCCGGTTGTCAGATCAACAGCATTGAAACTTTTATTATCAATATTCACAGCATAGGCAAAATGGTTGTAAGGCGGAACTGAAGCTGCGAATAAAGTAGCAGAAGTGGTATCATTGGCCGGATTGATGTCGTTGGCCATTATTACGGTTGCTTTCATTTCATAATTACCGGCTGCAGCAACTGTGAAAGGAATATTGAAAACAATTGTTTTATCGGTTGCTGGCTGCAGTGGCTGCGCAATGAAGGTCATGTTTTCGTTATAAACTTCAGTCGCGTTGAAATTGATTTTCAGATTGACTGAATAGGATGAAGCAACAACGGATCCCGTATTTCTGATTGATACTTCAGGGTATATGACATCACCAACAAAAGCCATATGAGGACTGATGCCGGTTGCAGCCAGGTC encodes the following:
- a CDS encoding RNA pseudouridine synthase, with product MSENKSIKSRILYEDNHVMVIIKQHGEISQGDKTGDETLPDLLKEYIKEKYNKPGEVFLGVIHRLDRPVGGVMVFARTSKALERLNESFREGMARKTYLAVTSAKPAPEEGELINNLERNEKLNKSFIVDNPSKSSKEAVLRYRWLGSSDHYSLVEIDLLTGRHHQIRAQLAHIGCVIKGDLKYGAKRSNPDGNLSLLSWRLTFPHPVSKKMLTFSAPLPEVQPWIELAKYIEA
- a CDS encoding 3-methyl-2-oxobutanoate hydroxymethyltransferase; the encoded protein is MTDFRTLPKITTHVLQEMKLKGEKIAMLTAYDFSMAKIIDKAGIDIILVGDSASNVMAGNETTLPITLEQMIYHAMSVVRGVDRALIVVDLPFGTYQGDSKEALQSAIRIMKEAGASAIKMEGGKEIIESVKRILSAGIPVMGHLGLTPQSIYKFGTYSVRAQEEEEAKKLREDALLLEKAGCFGIVLEKIPAKLAQEVSQSLKIPTIGIGAGHHCDGQVLVLHDMLGINQDFSPRFLRRYHNLFAEITGAVTNYIHDVKTEDFPSDKEQY
- a CDS encoding transposase; translation: MANTYTQLHIHIVFSVQNRMSFISPRWRDDLYKYITGIVQNNNHKLLAVGGMPDHIHLLIGFRPTQSLSNLVQDIKGDSSKWINQNRLVPGHFSWQEGFGAFSYRQTDVPSVASYVLNQEHHHRVKTFLQEYKELLEEFCVDYDDKYVFKSV
- a CDS encoding YgiQ family radical SAM protein, with the protein product MANKNADIEKWLPATTDEMKALGWDAPDIVLITGDAYIDHPSFGIAIIARVLEAEGYKVAVIAQPNWRDDLRDFKKFGQPRLFFGISGGNMDSMVNHYTARKRLRSDDAYTPGDRSGFRPDYAATVYSKIIKQLYPETPVILGGIEASLRRLTHYDYWSDSLKPSVLADSGADILVYGMGEKAIIEIAKQLKNGTDFKKSIIPQTAVIRHEKPGSEYIMLPSHEECLKSKTQFGKHFVQIEENSNRLMAKGLAEPYLNKFIIVHAPYPPSSTEELDRIYALPFTRLPHPRYKKKPPIPAYEMIRHSVTIHRGCFGGCSFCTISMQQGRYIQSRSQQSIMNELKQITQMHDFSGYISDIGGPSANMYCMAPIDTARCAKCKRPSCIYPSLCNNVNASHQPLCDLYDKIEKTDGIKAAFVSSGVRYDLFLNEKGFLPGGRAYFKKLVLKHISGRLKVAPEHSSQRILALMRKPSFALFLKLKAEYDKINAEAGKPRQIVPYLISAHPGSTMDDTFEMAIELKKAGVRPEQMQDFTPTPMALSSVMHYCGFNPYTGEKLNITSSIDEKRLNNAVVLYHRQEAAADIAKASRFLKNKLLASRLKGR